The sequence TCTAACGCTTCGTTCAGCGGCTTTACAAACCCTGGAGGATCAAGCACTATCAGCGCTAACGCTTCTAATTCTTTAAGCTTTATCAATTCTCGTTTGAATGGTGGAGCAATCTATAATTTGCAGGCTAATAGCCTTATTTTCAATAACACGCAAGCGGTTTTCAATGTCTTGTATTCTAGGGGGACAAGCAATTTTAACGCTACGACACAGCTTTTAGGCAACACGAATTTTATGCTCAGCTCTCAAAGTTTGCTGAACTTTAATGGCGATACAACCTTGCAAAACAACGCTAATATCACGCTTGGCAATAAAAGTCAAGCCGCTTTTAAAAATTCTTTAACGCTTGATAATAATTCTAATTTAAGTTTAGACAATCAAAGCGTTTTGAATGCCAATGGCACAAGCGCTTTTAACAATCAAACGAGTCTCAATATTTATAATGGAAGTCAAGCAACCTTTAGTAGCCTCTTTTTTAATGGCGGGACACTCAGTCTTAACGCTAGTAGCAAGCTCAACGCTTCTAACGCTAGTTTTTCAAACAACACCACTATCAATTTAGACGATAGCGTTTTATCGGCTAGTAACACAAGCTCTTTAAACGCTAATATCAATTTTCAAGGCACAAGCCAGGCTGATTTTGGAGGCAACACGACTATTGATACAGCAAGCTTTAATTTTGACAGCACAAGCTCATTGAGTTTTAATAACCTTACGGCTAATGGGGCGTTGAATTTTAATGGTTATGCACCCTCTTTGACTAAAGCTTTAATGAGCGTTAGCGGGCAGTTTGTTTTAGGGAATAATGGGGATATTAATTTATCTGACATCAATATTTTTGATAATATTACAAAATCTGTAACCTACAACATCCTAAACGCTCAAAAAGGGATTACTGGCATTAGTGGGGCTAATGGCTATGAAAAAATCCTTTTTTATGGCATGAAAATCCAAAACGCTACCTATAGCGATAACAATAACATTCAAACTTGGTCGTTTATAAACCCTCTCAATTCTTCTCAAATCATTCAAGAGAGCATTAAAAATGGGGATTTAACCATAGAAGTTTTTAATAACCCCAACTCGGCTTCTAACACTATTTTTAATATCGCTCCTGAGCTTTATAATTACCAAGCTTCTAAGCAAAATCCTACCGGTTATAACTATGATTATAGCGATAACCAAGCAGGCACTTATTACTTGACAAGCAACATTAAAGGTCTTTTCACCCCTAAAGGCTCTCAAACGCCTCAAACCCCAGGCACTTATAGCCCATTTAACCAGCCTTTGAATAGTTTGAATATCTACAATAAGGGTTTTTCTAATGAAAATTTAAAAACGCTTTTAGGGATCCTTTCTCAAAATTCCGCTACCTTAAAAGAAATGATTGAATCCAATCAATTAGACAATATCACTAACATCAATGAAGTGTTGCAACTCTTAGACAAGATTAAAATCACCCAAACGAAAAAGCAAGCACTCCTAGAAACGATCAACCATTTGGCTGACAACATCAATCAAACCTTTAGTAACGGGAATCTAATTATAGGCGCTACCCAAGATAATGTTACAAACTCTACCAGCTCTATATGGTTTGGGGGCAATGGCTATAGCAGTCCTTGCGTGCTAGATAGCGCCACTTGTTCTTCTTTTAGAAACACTTACTTGGGGCAATTATTAGGCTCAACTTCCCCCTATTTAGGCTACATCAACGCTAATTTTAAAGCTAAAAGCATTTATATCACTGGAACGCTTGGAAGTGCTAACGCCTTTGAAAGCGGAGGGAGTGCGGATGTAACCTTTCAAAGCACTAATAACTTAGTGTTGAATAAAGCTAATATAGAAGCTCAAGCCACAGATAATATCTTTAATCTTTTGGGTCAAGAAGGGATTGATAAAATCTTTAATCAAGGGAATTTAGCGAATGTTCTCAGTCAAGTGGCTATGGAAAAAATCAAGCAAGCCGGCGGTTTAGGGAACTTTGTAGAAAACGCTCTAAGCCCTTTGAGTAAAGAATTACCCACTAGCTTGCAAAGTGAAACCTTAGGCCAACTTATAGGTCAAAATAATTTAGATGATTTATTGAATAATAGTGGGGTCATGAATGCAATCCAAAATATTATCAGTAAAAAACTAAGCATTTTTGGTAATTTTGTTACCCCATCCATCATAGAAAACTACCTTGCTAAGCAGTCTTTAAAAAGCATGCTAGACGATAAAGGGCTTTTGAATTTCATCGGTGGGTATATAGACGCTTCTGAATTAAGCTCTATTTTAAGCGTGGTTTTAAAAGACATTACTAATCCTCCTACAAGCTTGCAAAAAGACATTGGTGTGGTGGCGAACGACTTGTTGAACGAGTTTTTAGGACAAGATGTTGTTAAAACGCTAGAAAATCAAGGCTTAGTGAGCAATATCATTAATAATATTATTTCTCAAGGCGGGTTAAGCGGCATTTATAATCAAGGTTTGGGGAGCGTGTTGCCGCCCTCTTTACAAAACGCGCTCAAAGAAAACGATTTAGGCGCTCTTTTATCGCCTAGAGGCTTGCATGATTTTTGGCAAAAAGGGTATTTTAATTTTTTAAGCAATGGCTATGTTTTTGTCAATAATAGCTCTTTTAGCAACGCTACAGGGGGCAGTTTGAATTTTGTCGCCAACAAGTCTATTATTTTTAATGGCGATAATACGATTGATTTTAGCAAGTATCAAGGCGCATTGATTTTTGCTTCTAATGGTGTTTCTAATATCAATATCACCACCCTAAACGCTACTAATGGCTTAAGCCTTAATGCAGGTTTGAATAATGTGAGCGTTCAAAAAGGGGAAATTTGTGTCAATTTAGCCAATTGCCCCACAACCAAAAACAGCTCTTCTACAAACTCTAGCGTAACCCCCACTAATGAATCTCTAAGCGTGCGCGCTAACAACTTCACTTTCTTAGGCGTCATCGCTTCTAATGGGGCTATTGATTTGTCTCAAGTGAAAAATAATAGCGTTATAGGCACGCTCAATCTCAATGGAAACGCGACCTTGCAAGCCAATAATTTAACGATCACTAACGCTTTTAACAACGCCTCTAACTCTACAGCTAACATTAATGGTGATTTCACCTTAAACCAACAAGCGACCTTAAGCACTAACGCTAGTGGCTTGAATGTCATGGGGAATTTTAATAGCTATGGCGATTTGGTGTTTAACCTCAGCCATTCAGTTAGCCATGCTATTATCAACGCTCAAGGCACAGCGACGATTATAGCTAATAACAATAACCCCTTAATCCAATTCAACACTTCTTCAAAAGAAACAGGTGCTTACACGCTTATTAATAGCACTAAGGCCATTTATTACGGGTATAACAACCAAATCACAGGAGGCAGTAGCCTAGATAATTACCTTAAGCTTTACACGCTCATTGACATTAATGGCAAGCACATGGTGATGACTGACAACGGCTTAACCTATAACGGGCAAGCCGTGAATATTAAAGATGGCGGTTTAATTGTAGGCTTTAAAGATTCTCAAAATCAATACATTTACACTTCCATTCTTTATAATAAAGTGAAAATCGCTGTTTCTAATGATCCTATCAATAACCTACAAGCCCCCACTTTAAAACAATATATCGCTCAAATTCAGGGCATTCAAGGCGTGGATAGCATTGAGCAAGCTGGAGGCACTCAAGCGATTAATTGGCTCAATAAAATCTTTGAAACTAAGGGAAGTCCTTTATTCGCTCCCTATTATTTAGAAAGCCATTCCACAAAAGATTTAACCACAATCGCTGGAGACATCGCTAACACTTTAGAAGTCATCGCTAACCCTGATTTTAAAAATGATGCCACTAATATTTTACAGATCAATACCTACACGCAGCAAATGAGCCGTTTAGCCAAGCTCTCTGACACTTCAACTTTCGCTCGTTCTGATTTCTTAGAACGCTTAGAAGCCCTTAAAAACAAGCGATTCGCTGATGCAATCCCTAACGCTATGGATGTGATTTTAAAATACTCTCAAAGAAACAGAGTCAAAAATAATGTGTGGGCGACAGGAGTTGGAGGGGCTAGTTTTATTAATGGAGGCACTGGGACTTTATATGGTATCAATATAGGGTATGACAGGTTTATTAAGGGCGTGATTGTGGGGGGTTATGCCGCTTATGGGTATAGCGGGTTTCATGCAAACATCACTCAATCAGGCTCTAGCAATGTCAATATGGGTGTTTATAGCCGAGCGTTTATCAAAAGAAGCGAATTAACGATGAGCTTGAATGAAACTTGGGGATACAATAAGACTTTCATCAACTCTTATGACCCCCTACTCTCAATCATCAATCAGTCTTACAGATACGACACTTGGACGACTGACGCTAAAATCAATTACGGCTATGATTTCATGTTTAAAGATAAAAGCGTTATTTTTAAACCTCAAGTAGGCTTAGCCTATTATTACATTGGTTTGTCTGGTTTAAGGGGTATTATGGATGATCCTATTTATAATCAATTCAGAGCCAATGCTGACCCCAATAAAAAATCCGTTCTAACGATTAATTTTGCCCTAGAAAGTCGGCATTATTTCAATAAAAACTCTTATTATTTTGTGATTGCGGATGTGGGCAGAGACTTATTCATTAATTCTATGGGGGATAAAATGGTGCGTTTTATTGGTAATAACACCCTAAGCTATAGAGATGGTGGCAGATACAACACTTTTGCTAGCATTATCACAGGCGGGGAGATAAGGTTATTCAAAACCTTTTATGTGAATGCGGGCATTGGGGCTAGGTTTGGGCTTGATTATAAAGATATTAATATTACCGGAAACATTGGTATACGCTATGCTTTTTAATGGTATCATTAAACTTATTTTTAACAAGCCTAATTCATAGCAGGATCAACCCATGCAAAAAGCCTTATTACATTCATCATTCTTTTTACCTTTATTTTTATCTTATTGTATCGCTGAAGAAAATGGGGCGTATGCGAGCGTGGGTTTTGAATATTCCATTAGTCATGCCGTTGAGCATAATAACCCCTTTTTGAATCAAGAACGCATCCAAATCATTTCTAACGCTCAAAACCAAATCTATAAACTCAATCAAGTTAAAAATGAAATCACAAACATGCAAAACACCTTTAATTACATCAACAACGCTTTAAAAAACCATGCTAAATTAACCCCCACTGAAATGCAAGCCGAACAATACTACCTCCAATCCACCCTTCAAAACATTGAAAAAATCGTCACGCTTAGCGGTGGCGTTGCATCTAACCCTAAACTAGCCCAAGCGTTAGAAAAAATACAAGAACCCACCACTAACCCTTTAGAATTTGAAGAAAACTTAAAAAATTTAGAATTGCAATTTTCTCAATCTCAAAACCGTATGCTTTCTTCTTTATCTTCTCAAATCGCTGCAATTTCAAATTCCCTAAACGCGCTTGATCTTAACTCTTATTCTAAAAACATTTCAAGCATGTATGGGGTAACTTTGAATGTGGGTTATAAGCATTTCTTCACCAAGAAAAAAAATCAAGGGTTTCGCTATTATTTGTTCTATGACTATGGTTACACTAATTTTGGTTTTGTGGGCAACGGCTTTGATGGTTTAGGCAAAATGAATAACCACCTCTATGGGCTTGGGATAGACTATCTTTTCAATTTCATTGATAATTCGCAAAAACATTCTAGCGTGGGTTTTTATGCGGGCTTTGCTTTAGCGGGGAGTTCGTGGGTAGGGAGTGGTTTGAGCATGTGGGTGAATGAAACGGATTTTATCAACAATTACTTGACCAATTATCAAGCTAAAATGCACACGAGTTTTTTCCAGATCCCTTTGAATTTTGGGGTTCGTGTGAATGTCAATAGGCATAACGGCTTTGAAATGGGCTTGAAAATCCCTTTAGCGGTGAATTCCTTTTATGAAACGCATGGTAAAGGGCTAAACACTTCCCTCTTTTTTAAACGCCTTGTGGTGTTTAATGTGAGTTATGTTTATAGTTTTTAGGGGGGTAGAAAATAAGCACCCCCTTACATGTTTTAGCGTATCGCAATCTTTGAATTTCAAAAACTCTTTAGTTTTTTTGCCTCAAATGATGGACGCTCTCGCCCCCAAGACCATAATTATTAGAATCCACCTCATCTATAATGACCACAACAGAAGCCTTATTTTTGTTTAACACCTTAACCATCAAATCTGAAACCCCTTCAATCAATTGCTGTTTTTGCTCGTTTGTTGGCCCTCCATTTTCTGGCACAAGTTTGATATTGATAAACGGCATGTTATTCCTTAAAATTGAGATAGCGTATTATAACACTTTTATCTAAACGCTTCATCAACGCTTTTTCATCTTAAACCCTCTTTTAAAAAACAATAAAATAAAAAACAATAAAAGCCCTTTTAGTGGCTTTCAAGTCAAGTTAAGTTTGATATACTAACAGAATGAATACTTATAAAAACAGCTTGAATCACTTTTTAAATTTAGTGGATTGTTTAGAAAAAATCCCCAATGTGGGTAAAAAGTCCGCCTTTAAAATGGCATATCATTTGGGTTTGGAAAACCCCTATCTGGCGCTCAAAATCACGCACGCTTTAGAGAACGCCCTAGAAAACCTTAAAACATGCGCATCTTGTAACGCGCTCAGCGAGAGTGAGGTTTGTGAGATTTGTTCTGATGAGAGCCGGCAAAATTCTCAGCTTTGCATGGTTTTACACCCAAGAGATGTGTTTATTTTAGAAGACTTAAAGGATTTTTTAGGGCGCTATTATGTGTTAAACTCTATAGAAGAAGTGGATTTTAACGCCCTAGAAAAACGCCTGATTGAAGAAAACATTAAAGAAATCATTTTTGCTTTCCCTCCCACTTTGGCTAATGATTCTTTAATGCTTTATATTGAAGATAAATTACAGCATTTCCACCTCACTTTCACCAAAATCGCTCAAGGCGTGCCTACTGGAGTGAATTTTGAAAACATTGACTCCGTTTCGCTCTCAAGGGCGTTTAATTCAAGGATCAAAGCATGAATTTAAACTTTATGCCCCTATTGCATGCTTATAACCATGCGAGCATTGATTTTCATTTCAATTCTAGTGCTAGGGATTTTTGCGTGCATGAAGTGCCTTTGTATGAATTTAGCAACACAGGCGAACATGCCGTTATTCAAGTGAGAAAAAGCGGTTTAAGCACTTTAGAAATGCTTCAAATTTTTTCTCAAATTTTAGGGGTAAAAATCGCTGAATTGGGTTATGCGGGCTTGAAAGATAAAAACGCACTGACGACTCAATTCATCTCACTCCCTAAAAAATACGCCCCTTTATTAGAAAAAAACACGAGCAACTTTCAAGAAAAAAACCTTAAAATCCTGTCTTTGAACTACCATTATAATAAAATCAAATTAGGGCATTTAAAGGGGAATCGCTTTTTTATGCGTTTTAAAAAAATGACCCCCCTAAACGCTCAAAAAACGGAGCAGGTTTTAGAACAAATCGTGCGGTTTGGCATGCCTAATTATTTTGGATCGCAGCGCTTTGGGAAGTTCAATGACAACCACCAAGAGGGTTTAAAAATCTTACAAAATCAAACGAAATTCGCCCGTCAAAAATTAAACGCTTTTTTAATTTCAAGCTATCAAAGTTATTTGTTTAACGCGCTTTTAAGCAAACGATTAGAAATCAGTAAAATCATTAGCTCTTTTAGCCTAAAAGAAAATTTGGAATTTTTTAAACAAAAAGATTTAAATGTTGATTCAAACACTCTAAAAACCCTTAAAAACCAAGCCCACCCCTTTAAAATCTTAGAAGGCGATGTGATGTGCCATTACCCTTATGGGAAGTTTTTTGACGCTTTAAAATTAGAAAAAGAAAGCGAAAGGTTTTTGAAAAAAGAAGCTGCGCCTACAGGGTTATTAGACGGCAAAAAAGCTCTTTATGCAAAAAATTTGAGTTTAGAAATTGAAAAAGAATTCCAGCATAACCTTTTAAGTAGCCATGCTAAAACGCTAGGCTCTAGGCGGTTTTTTTGGGTGTTTGCAGAAAATGTAACTTCTCAATATATCAAAGAAAAAGCGCAATTTGAATTGGGATTTTACTTGCCTAAAGGGAGTTATGCGAGTGCGTTGCTCAAAGAAATCAAGCATGAGAAAGGAGAAAATAATGACGAATTTTGAAAAGATTATCGCACAAAACAGGCTCAAAACGAACGCGGTTTTAGCGACTTATTGCGTGATTTTTGCTTTTATCGGGTTGTTGGTGGATGCTATTAGAATCAACGCTAATGATTTGGGCATAGCCCTTTTTAAACTCATGACTTTTCAAATTTTTCCTGCAATCACCATGATTATGTTTTTAGTGGCTTTTGTCATTATTGTTGTTTGTATCCAAAATTTTAGCTCCATCATGTTAAGCGGTGATGAATACAAGCTTATTGATCCAAGCAAGGTTTTAAGCTCTAAAGAAAACCAAATCCATCGCCTTTTGTTAGAGCTTTTAGAAGAGGCTAAGCTTCATTTTGAGCCTAAGCTTTATATCATTAAAGCCCCTTACATGAACGCTTTTGCGAGCGGGTGGAATGAATCCAATTCCCTTATCGCTCTTACAAGCGCTTTAATAGAGAGGTTGGATAGAGATGAATTAAAAGCCGTGATCGCTCATGAGCTCAGCCACATCAGGCACAACGACATTCGCTTGACCATGTGCGTGGGGATTTTAAGCAATATCATGCTGTTAGCGGCTAATTTTAGCGTGTATTTTTTCATGGGGAATCGCAAGAATAGCGGGGCGAATTTAGCCCGAATGATTTTATTAGTTTTACAGATCGTTTTGCCTTTTTTAACGCTCCTTTTGCAAATGTATTTGAGCCGCACACGAGAATACATGGCCGATAGCGGGGCGGCGTTTTTAATGCATGACAATAAGCCCATGATTAGAGCCTTACAAAAAATTTCTAACGACTATGCGAACAACGATTACAAGGGCATAGATCAGAACTCCACCCGATCGGCGGCTTATCTTTTTAACGCTGAAATGTTTAGCACCCACCCTAGCATTAAAAATCGTATCCAATCTTTATCAAGGCGTTTTGTTTAAATGGAAAATTTTTTCAACCAGTTTTTTGAAAATATCGGCGAAGATAAAAACAGAGAGGGCTTGAAAGAGACGCCTAAAAGGGTTCAAGAATTATGGAAATTCTTGTATAAAGGCTATAAAGAAGATCCTAAAGTGGCTTTAAAAAGCGCGTATTTCCAAGGCGTTTGCGATGAAATGATAGTGGCTCAAAACATTGATTTTTACTCCACTTGCGAACACCATTTGCTCCCTTTTTTGGGGAATATCAGTTTAGGATACATTCCTAAAGAAAAGATTGTAGGCATCAGCACGATCGCTAAACTCATTGAAATTTATAGCAGACGCTTGCAAATCCAAGAAAGGCTGACCACCCAAATTGCCGAGACCTTTGATGAAATCATAGAGCCAAGGGGCGTGATCGTGGTTTGTGAAGCCAAGCATTTGTGCATGAGCATGCAAGGGGTGCAAAAGCAAAATGCGATCATTAAAACAAGTGCTCTAAGAGGCCTCTTTAAAAAAGACCCTAAAACCAGAGCTGAATTTATGCAACTCTTAAAATCTTAGGTTATAATTCTGTGCATGAATAACCCTAATTTATCCTTTTACTATAATGAATGCGAGCGTTTTGAAAGCTTTTTAAACCACCATCATTTACACCTTGAAAGCTTCCACCCTTATTTGGAAAAAGCCTTTTTTGAAATGGTGCTTAATGGGGGTAAAAGGTTCCGCCCTAAGCTTTTTTTAGCCGTGCTTTGCTCTTTAGTGGGTCAAAAAGATTATTCTAACCAACAAACAGAATATTTTAAAATCGCTTTAAGCATTGAATGCTTGCACACCTATTCGCTCATCCATGACGATTTACCATGCATGGATAACGCCGCTTTAAGGAGAAACCACCCCACTTTACACGCTAAATACGATGAAACCACAGCCGTTTTAATCGGCGATGCGCTCAACACTTACTCTTTTGAATTGCTTTCAAGCTCTTTACTAGAAAGCCATATTATTGTGGAATTGATCAAAATCTTAAGCGTTAATGGGGGGATTAAAGGCATGGTTTTAGGGCAGGCTTTGGATTGCTATTTTGAAAACACGCCCTTAAATTTAGAACAGCTCACTTTCTTACACGAGCATAAAACCGCTAAATTGATTAGCGCGAGCTTGATGATGGGGCTTGTTGCGAGCGGTATTAAAGATGAAGAGCTTTTTAAATGGCTTCAGGCTTTCGGGTTAAAAACGGGTCTTTGTTTTCAAGTGTTAGATGATATTATAGATGTTACGCAAGATGAAGAAGAAAGCGGTAAAACCACTCATTTAGACGGCGTTAAAAACAGCTTTGTGAATTTATTGGGGCTAGAAAAGGCGAATGATTACGCTCAAACTTTAAAAACAGAAGTTTTAAACGATTTAAACCTATTAAAACCCGCTTATCCTTTATTGCAAGAAAATTTGAACGCATTATTGAACACTCTATTTAAAGGCAAGACATGAAAAAAATTTTACTCACCAACGATGATGGCTACCATGCAAAAGGCATTAAAGCTTTAGAACAAGCTTTAGGAGAAATGGCAGAAATTTATGTGGTCGCCCCTAAGCATGAAAAAAGCGCATGCTCGCAATGCATCACCATCACTGCACCTTTAAGAGCGGAGAAAATTAAGGGCAAAGAAGGCAGGCATTATAGGATTGATGATGGCACGCCAAGCGATTGCGTGTATCTAGCGATCAATGAGCTTTTCAAACATGTCTCTTTTGATTTAGTGATTTCAGGGATCAATCTTGGATCTAACATGGGCGAAGACACGATTTATTCGGGAACGGTGGCTGGAGCGATTGAAGGCACCATTCAGGGCGTGCCTTCCATTGCGATTTCTCAAATCCTTTCTAACAAAAACAAAAACACGCCCCTAAGTTTTGATCTGGCTCAAAAGATCATCCAGGATTTAGTCCAAAACATCTTCACCAAAGGCTACCCTTTAAAAGGGCGCAAACTCCTAAATGTGAATGTCCCTAATTGCTCCTTACAAGAATATAAGGGCGAATGCATCACCCCTAAAGGCTATAGGCTGTATAAAAAAGAAGTGCATAAGCGCACAGACCCCAAAAACGAAAGCTATTTTTGGCTAGGGTTACACCCTTTAGAATGGCAAAAGCGCGAAAATGAAGACAGACTCTCTGATTTTGACGCTATTGCTTCAAACCTTGCTTCTATCACGCCTTTAAATTTAGACTTAACCAGTTATGATGATTTGAAAAATTTGGAATCTTGGCATAAGGGAATGTTAAAGTGAGTAAAAATCACCGCTTGGCTTTTTTAGGGCTAATTGTTGGGGTTCTATTCTTCTTTAGCGCATGCCAGCACCGCTTGCACATGGGGTATTATTCAGAAGTTACAGGGGATTATTTGTTCAACTATAATTCCACTATCGTGGTGGCTTATGACAGAAGCGATGCGATGACTTCTTATTATATCAATGTGATTGTTTATGAATTGCAAAAATTAGGCTTTTACAATGTCTTCACGCAAGCGGAATTCCCATTAGATAAAGCAAAAAATGTGATCTATGCGCGCATTGTCCGTAACATCTCGGCTGTGCCATTCTACCAATACAATTACCAACTGATCGATCAAGTCAATAAGCCTTGTTATTTTCTTGGGGGGCAGTTTTATTG is a genomic window of Helicobacter pylori oki112 containing:
- a CDS encoding vacuolating cytotoxin domain-containing protein, which produces MAFKKVRLISKFISKGSFKLNKISKKIFKLNQILKREKPLKCHKKTKSIKKPFNQNKSFLKASVLLIGALGGLSHLRANECRYWSWSSWSYQDNIESGPNSPTHNSYCLFSSAQGSGTYYLNTLTTYSAGGASFTQKFNGGTLNVGGNIRFGGTGINGGDVGYITGTYDAQTINFNSSRITTGNSYADGGGATLNFNAANNITINQASFDNSDAGTQHSYMNFKGSNINVSGSSFTDDTNGGFSFSGNGTNSTISFNKTKFNQGTYKFTNSANLSFNNSAFNQGTYNFTDNASFNNDTFNQGTYNFNTSKVSFSGANTLNSSSPFASLKGSVSFGSGAIFNLNQTLNNNQTYDILTTNGAIQYGVYQSYLWDLINYKGDKAISHVGVGNNTYDVTFDINGQDETLQETFNKQSIITQFLGDDLQQQAQKTYQQDLSNSQNALNNAADDSKIASNDTDYTNNQNTAIAKDAQGLENTNQQIQQDEQALEKDLAQIKQLANSTTGFNEQAFNTAQKQEQQDEQTLQNEEKTFNAEQEGLKQAIQQAQEQKQEQAQAQKTYQQDLSNSQNALNNVTSDNTIASNDTSYTQSKNATIAKDAQGLENTNQQIAQDEQALQGDLDKLKQLANSKTGFNEQAFNQAQDKEQQDEQTLQNEENAFNTEQEELEQAIANAKPTSPTPTPTKHTAPNTPPNKVPPTPPTQNLPTTNVWNGVYNLQNQTYSKQGVYYIDPNLSGQSGQSANTLSTYTANLFGRSFSVNIQNGTLIIGNNTESVNDNGLIWIGHGGFGYITGTFNAANIYLTNNFKTGEGVSNSDGGGANITFKASDNITMDGLNYNDAETVTKMIQTGASQHSYAAFDALNNISVTNSSFSDMTWGKFSFSAKNISFSNASFSGFTNPGGSSTISANASNSLSFINSRLNGGAIYNLQANSLIFNNTQAVFNVLYSRGTSNFNATTQLLGNTNFMLSSQSLLNFNGDTTLQNNANITLGNKSQAAFKNSLTLDNNSNLSLDNQSVLNANGTSAFNNQTSLNIYNGSQATFSSLFFNGGTLSLNASSKLNASNASFSNNTTINLDDSVLSASNTSSLNANINFQGTSQADFGGNTTIDTASFNFDSTSSLSFNNLTANGALNFNGYAPSLTKALMSVSGQFVLGNNGDINLSDINIFDNITKSVTYNILNAQKGITGISGANGYEKILFYGMKIQNATYSDNNNIQTWSFINPLNSSQIIQESIKNGDLTIEVFNNPNSASNTIFNIAPELYNYQASKQNPTGYNYDYSDNQAGTYYLTSNIKGLFTPKGSQTPQTPGTYSPFNQPLNSLNIYNKGFSNENLKTLLGILSQNSATLKEMIESNQLDNITNINEVLQLLDKIKITQTKKQALLETINHLADNINQTFSNGNLIIGATQDNVTNSTSSIWFGGNGYSSPCVLDSATCSSFRNTYLGQLLGSTSPYLGYINANFKAKSIYITGTLGSANAFESGGSADVTFQSTNNLVLNKANIEAQATDNIFNLLGQEGIDKIFNQGNLANVLSQVAMEKIKQAGGLGNFVENALSPLSKELPTSLQSETLGQLIGQNNLDDLLNNSGVMNAIQNIISKKLSIFGNFVTPSIIENYLAKQSLKSMLDDKGLLNFIGGYIDASELSSILSVVLKDITNPPTSLQKDIGVVANDLLNEFLGQDVVKTLENQGLVSNIINNIISQGGLSGIYNQGLGSVLPPSLQNALKENDLGALLSPRGLHDFWQKGYFNFLSNGYVFVNNSSFSNATGGSLNFVANKSIIFNGDNTIDFSKYQGALIFASNGVSNINITTLNATNGLSLNAGLNNVSVQKGEICVNLANCPTTKNSSSTNSSVTPTNESLSVRANNFTFLGVIASNGAIDLSQVKNNSVIGTLNLNGNATLQANNLTITNAFNNASNSTANINGDFTLNQQATLSTNASGLNVMGNFNSYGDLVFNLSHSVSHAIINAQGTATIIANNNNPLIQFNTSSKETGAYTLINSTKAIYYGYNNQITGGSSLDNYLKLYTLIDINGKHMVMTDNGLTYNGQAVNIKDGGLIVGFKDSQNQYIYTSILYNKVKIAVSNDPINNLQAPTLKQYIAQIQGIQGVDSIEQAGGTQAINWLNKIFETKGSPLFAPYYLESHSTKDLTTIAGDIANTLEVIANPDFKNDATNILQINTYTQQMSRLAKLSDTSTFARSDFLERLEALKNKRFADAIPNAMDVILKYSQRNRVKNNVWATGVGGASFINGGTGTLYGINIGYDRFIKGVIVGGYAAYGYSGFHANITQSGSSNVNMGVYSRAFIKRSELTMSLNETWGYNKTFINSYDPLLSIINQSYRYDTWTTDAKINYGYDFMFKDKSVIFKPQVGLAYYYIGLSGLRGIMDDPIYNQFRANADPNKKSVLTINFALESRHYFNKNSYYFVIADVGRDLFINSMGDKMVRFIGNNTLSYRDGGRYNTFASIITGGEIRLFKTFYVNAGIGARFGLDYKDINITGNIGIRYAF
- the htpX gene encoding zinc metalloprotease HtpX; the protein is MRKEKIMTNFEKIIAQNRLKTNAVLATYCVIFAFIGLLVDAIRINANDLGIALFKLMTFQIFPAITMIMFLVAFVIIVVCIQNFSSIMLSGDEYKLIDPSKVLSSKENQIHRLLLELLEEAKLHFEPKLYIIKAPYMNAFASGWNESNSLIALTSALIERLDRDELKAVIAHELSHIRHNDIRLTMCVGILSNIMLLAANFSVYFFMGNRKNSGANLARMILLVLQIVLPFLTLLLQMYLSRTREYMADSGAAFLMHDNKPMIRALQKISNDYANNDYKGIDQNSTRSAAYLFNAEMFSTHPSIKNRIQSLSRRFV
- the recR gene encoding recombination mediator RecR, whose amino-acid sequence is MNTYKNSLNHFLNLVDCLEKIPNVGKKSAFKMAYHLGLENPYLALKITHALENALENLKTCASCNALSESEVCEICSDESRQNSQLCMVLHPRDVFILEDLKDFLGRYYVLNSIEEVDFNALEKRLIEENIKEIIFAFPPTLANDSLMLYIEDKLQHFHLTFTKIAQGVPTGVNFENIDSVSLSRAFNSRIKA
- the truD gene encoding tRNA pseudouridine(13) synthase TruD; the encoded protein is MNLNFMPLLHAYNHASIDFHFNSSARDFCVHEVPLYEFSNTGEHAVIQVRKSGLSTLEMLQIFSQILGVKIAELGYAGLKDKNALTTQFISLPKKYAPLLEKNTSNFQEKNLKILSLNYHYNKIKLGHLKGNRFFMRFKKMTPLNAQKTEQVLEQIVRFGMPNYFGSQRFGKFNDNHQEGLKILQNQTKFARQKLNAFLISSYQSYLFNALLSKRLEISKIISSFSLKENLEFFKQKDLNVDSNTLKTLKNQAHPFKILEGDVMCHYPYGKFFDALKLEKESERFLKKEAAPTGLLDGKKALYAKNLSLEIEKEFQHNLLSSHAKTLGSRRFFWVFAENVTSQYIKEKAQFELGFYLPKGSYASALLKEIKHEKGENNDEF
- a CDS encoding 2-hydroxymuconate tautomerase family protein — protein: MPFINIKLVPENGGPTNEQKQQLIEGVSDLMVKVLNKNKASVVVIIDEVDSNNYGLGGESVHHLRQKN
- the hopJ gene encoding Hop family outer membrane protein HopJ/HopK encodes the protein MQKALLHSSFFLPLFLSYCIAEENGAYASVGFEYSISHAVEHNNPFLNQERIQIISNAQNQIYKLNQVKNEITNMQNTFNYINNALKNHAKLTPTEMQAEQYYLQSTLQNIEKIVTLSGGVASNPKLAQALEKIQEPTTNPLEFEENLKNLELQFSQSQNRMLSSLSSQIAAISNSLNALDLNSYSKNISSMYGVTLNVGYKHFFTKKKNQGFRYYLFYDYGYTNFGFVGNGFDGLGKMNNHLYGLGIDYLFNFIDNSQKHSSVGFYAGFALAGSSWVGSGLSMWVNETDFINNYLTNYQAKMHTSFFQIPLNFGVRVNVNRHNGFEMGLKIPLAVNSFYETHGKGLNTSLFFKRLVVFNVSYVYSF